A region from the Chanodichthys erythropterus isolate Z2021 chromosome 5, ASM2448905v1, whole genome shotgun sequence genome encodes:
- the arl3a gene encoding ADP-ribosylation factor-like protein 3a: protein MGLLSILRKLKSAPDQEIRILLLGLDNGGKTTLLKQLASEDISHITPTQGFNIKSVQSQGFKLNVWDIGGQRKIRPYWRNYFENTDMLIYVIDSADRKRFEETGQELAELLDEEKLSGVPVLIFANKQDLLTAAPASEIAEGLNLHTIRDRIWQIQSCSALTGEGVQDGMNWVCKNITAKKK, encoded by the exons ATG GGTTTGTTGTCAATCCTTAGAAAACTAAAGAGTGCCCCAGACCAGGAGATACGCATTCTGCTCCTCGGATTAGACAATGGTGGAAAGACGACACTTCTCAAACAGCTAGCCTCTGAGGATATTAGTCACATCACCCCTACACAG GGCTTTAACATTAAGAGCGTGCAGTCTCAGGGCTTCAAACTGAACGTCTGGGACATTGGAGGCCAGAGGAAGATCAGGCCATACTGGAGAAACTACTTTGAAAATACTGACATGCTT aTTTATGTCATAGACAGTGCAGACAGGAAGAGATTTGAGGAAACGGGACAG GAGTTGGCTGAGCTGCTGGATGAGGAGAAACTTAGTGGCGTACCCGTTTTAATCTTTGCCAATAAGCAAGACCTGCTGACCGCTGCTCCAGCATCTGAGATCGCAGAGGGACTGAACCTGCACACCATTCGGGACCGTATTTGGCAAATTCAGTCCTGCTCTGCTCTTACAGGAGAGGGAGTCCAG GATGGCATGAACTGGGTCTGCAAGAACATTACTGCAAAGAAGAAGTAG